A genome region from Phaeobacter sp. A36a-5a includes the following:
- a CDS encoding aminopeptidase P family protein encodes MTSRPEMYRFHNGEKAPLQFAVSEYETRIAGLRKIMADTGVSAAVFTSMHNISYYSGFTYCAFGRAYGLVVTASEAVTISAGIDAGQPWRRSFCDNITYTDWQRDNFWRAIKSVSGEGVVVGYESDHLTLLQKAKLEGFLKPSQLVDLYEPTMRQRMGKSAAELEMIRAGAAVADVGGFAIRDAVREGAREIDVAMAGRDAMELEIAKRFPDAEYRDTWVWFQSGINTDGAHNPVTGRTLQRGDILSLNTFPMISGYYTALERTMFVKEVDADSLRIWEANVAAHELGISLLKPGASCAEITHQINAFFEEQDLLQYRTFGYGHSFGVLSHYYGREAGLELREDIDTVLEPGMVISMEPMLTIADGQPGAGGYREHDILIIHEDGNENITKYPYGPEFNVVG; translated from the coding sequence ATGACTTCACGTCCTGAAATGTATCGTTTTCACAATGGTGAAAAGGCACCGCTGCAATTTGCCGTCTCCGAATATGAGACGCGGATCGCAGGCCTGCGCAAGATCATGGCAGACACTGGTGTGTCCGCCGCGGTCTTCACCTCGATGCACAACATCTCCTACTACTCTGGCTTCACCTATTGCGCCTTTGGCCGCGCTTACGGCCTGGTAGTGACCGCAAGCGAAGCCGTGACCATCTCGGCAGGTATCGACGCGGGCCAGCCCTGGCGTCGTTCGTTCTGCGACAACATCACCTATACCGACTGGCAGCGTGACAATTTCTGGCGTGCCATCAAATCGGTAAGCGGCGAGGGCGTGGTGGTCGGCTATGAGAGCGACCACCTGACCCTGCTGCAGAAGGCCAAGCTGGAGGGCTTCCTGAAGCCGTCACAGCTGGTGGACCTTTATGAGCCGACCATGCGCCAGCGGATGGGCAAATCCGCAGCTGAACTGGAGATGATCCGGGCCGGTGCTGCGGTGGCGGACGTCGGCGGCTTTGCCATCCGCGACGCGGTCAGGGAAGGTGCGCGGGAGATTGACGTGGCGATGGCGGGCCGTGACGCGATGGAGCTGGAGATTGCCAAGCGTTTCCCGGATGCCGAATACCGCGATACCTGGGTCTGGTTCCAGTCCGGCATCAACACCGATGGCGCCCATAACCCGGTGACCGGCCGCACCCTGCAGCGCGGAGATATACTTTCCCTGAATACTTTCCCGATGATTTCAGGATATTACACCGCGCTGGAGCGGACCATGTTTGTAAAGGAGGTGGATGCCGACTCGCTGCGCATCTGGGAGGCCAATGTGGCGGCTCATGAGCTGGGCATCTCGCTCTTGAAACCGGGGGCAAGCTGTGCGGAGATCACTCATCAGATCAATGCCTTCTTTGAGGAGCAGGACCTGCTGCAATACCGCACCTTCGGCTATGGTCACTCGTTCGGCGTCCTGTCGCACTACTATGGTCGCGAGGCCGGGCTGGAGCTGCGCGAGGACATCGACACGGTGCTGGAGCCGGGCATGGTGATTTCTATGGAGCCGATGCTGACCATCGCCGACGGCCAGCCCGGCGCCGGCGGCTACCGTGAGCATGACATCCTGATCATCCACGAGGACGGCAACGAGAACATCACCAAATACCCCTACGGGCCGGAGTTCAACGTCGTCGGCTGA
- a CDS encoding CDP-alcohol phosphatidyltransferase family protein, whose product MHHPPEKRKSEYALIQLLPNMMTIAAICAGLSAIRFGVQGNYTLAVQLILAAAILDGFDGRLARILRSDSKMGAELDSLADFLNFGVASPLVIYYWALQDMRGLGWLAVLVFSVCCVVRLARFNVSTKSEQKVTAKSVYFEGVPSPAGALLAMLPMFISFAFADAPVVPDILICLHMVVIGLLMISHVPTWSLKAVKISRENVKYFLVGFAFAGAAVLIYAWITLVILCLGYAAMVAWGLVKRKTPETGA is encoded by the coding sequence ATGCACCACCCCCCGGAGAAGCGAAAATCCGAATATGCGCTGATCCAGCTGTTGCCGAACATGATGACCATCGCGGCCATCTGTGCGGGGCTGTCTGCGATCCGCTTTGGGGTGCAGGGCAACTACACGCTGGCGGTTCAGCTGATCCTGGCGGCTGCGATCCTTGACGGGTTTGACGGGCGTCTGGCGCGTATCCTGCGCAGCGACAGCAAGATGGGCGCTGAGCTCGATTCGCTGGCGGATTTCCTCAACTTCGGCGTCGCCTCACCGCTGGTGATCTACTATTGGGCATTGCAGGATATGCGCGGCCTCGGCTGGCTCGCGGTGCTGGTGTTCTCGGTCTGCTGCGTGGTGCGTCTGGCGCGCTTTAATGTCTCCACCAAGTCCGAGCAGAAAGTCACCGCAAAAAGCGTCTATTTCGAAGGCGTCCCATCTCCGGCGGGGGCGCTCCTGGCCATGCTGCCGATGTTCATCTCATTTGCCTTCGCCGACGCGCCGGTGGTCCCGGACATTCTGATTTGCCTTCACATGGTTGTCATTGGATTGCTTATGATCAGCCATGTGCCAACCTGGTCGCTGAAGGCTGTCAAAATTTCGCGCGAAAACGTGAAGTACTTCTTGGTCGGTTTTGCCTTTGCGGGGGCAGCCGTCCTGATTTACGCATGGATTACGTTGGTGATCCTGTGCCTTGGGTATGCCGCGATGGTGGCCTGGGGATTGGTTAAGAGGAAAACGCCGGAGACCGGCGCATAA
- a CDS encoding class I SAM-dependent methyltransferase, protein MDIKAVETSYARWAPVYDKTFGAITNVGRRRAVGYVNEHRSGRVLEVGVGTGLSLPLYKSHLKVTGIDFSEDMLRKAKKRVAENKLHHVEALRQMDARALDFPDATFDTVSAMHVLSVVPDPEKVMGEIARVLKPGGKVVITNHFLREQGVLAFIERVSAPFANVLGWHSDFELDTILGEDHLSVEHHQPLPPFGLMTFLVLSKIQSV, encoded by the coding sequence TTGGATATAAAGGCTGTTGAAACGTCGTATGCCCGTTGGGCGCCCGTTTATGACAAGACCTTCGGGGCGATCACCAATGTCGGCCGCCGCCGCGCTGTTGGGTACGTCAACGAACATCGCAGCGGTCGGGTTCTGGAGGTGGGCGTTGGCACCGGCCTCTCTCTGCCGCTCTACAAATCCCACCTGAAAGTCACCGGTATCGACTTCAGCGAAGACATGCTGCGCAAGGCGAAAAAACGTGTCGCCGAAAACAAGCTGCATCATGTCGAGGCACTGCGTCAGATGGATGCGCGCGCGCTCGATTTCCCCGATGCCACCTTCGACACCGTTTCTGCCATGCATGTCCTGTCGGTTGTGCCCGATCCAGAGAAGGTGATGGGCGAGATTGCCCGTGTCCTCAAACCCGGGGGCAAGGTTGTCATCACCAATCATTTTCTGCGCGAACAGGGGGTGCTGGCCTTCATTGAACGGGTTTCGGCGCCCTTTGCCAATGTGCTGGGCTGGCATTCGGATTTTGAACTCGACACGATCCTCGGTGAAGATCATCTGTCCGTGGAGCATCATCAGCCCTTGCCGCCCTTTGGCCTGATGACGTTTCTGGTGCTGTCCAAAATTCAGTCCGTCTGA